The proteins below are encoded in one region of Spirochaeta isovalerica:
- the gltB gene encoding glutamate synthase large subunit — protein sequence MLEKKGLYDPKHEHDACGVGFVADISGKRSHRIVEEGVQILCNLEHRGAVGGDMKTGDGAGMLLQIPHKFLSRVVDFDLPPEGEYGAGMIFLPADKTRAEEACRLTEDIAAAEGAVLLGWRNVPINADCLGEQARSVMPSFKQIFVTFKDIKKSDLELKLYILRKALEKGAREKGFNQDLYYIPSLSSKTMIYKGMFVSTQFVTFYPDLAEKDFESAMSLVHQRYSTNTFPSWPLAQPFRYIAHNGEINTLRRNAGNMSAREATLTSEIFGDDMPKLLPVASSMGSDSAVFDNVFELIHKGGRSMEHTMMMMVPEAFGSKYHISEDKRAFYEYHSALMEPWDGPAALVFTDGTRIGATLDRNGLRPGRYTLTKSGKVVLASETGVIDVPAEDVLEKGRLAPGKMFLVDMERKRVIRDNEIKNYITRQQPYRRWLVENKIELKGLLETPGDVKYDSDTLRERLKAFGYTFEDLRQIVTPMANNAQEPVGSMGNDGALAVLSEKPQLLYDYFKQLFAQVTNPPIDPYREQLVMSLMSYIGRERNLLSETPEHCHQLKLAHPILANDDISYLKRNDMKDFKVATVSMLFQITETTGILEKAIERLCRDAEDKVNEGNSLIILSDRGIDKEFTAIPALLAVAAVDQYLIARGKRHLIGLVVETGEAREVHHFATLISFGASAINPYLVFETLTDLQSRGYIRQELTVSHAIEHYILAVKKGLLKVMSKMGVSTIRSYKGSKMYEAIGLAGDFTDKYFNGVTSNVNGIGIEQVEIDLIKRHKAAYEPSNTYSRRFESGGKYSARVKADRHLFSAKAVVTMQKAVRNKDYGIFKQYSNEINDQSRAINTLRSLFAFKPGKSVPIDEVETEDSIVRRFVSSAMSFGSLSKEAHETMAVGMNRIGGMSNSGEGGEDDTRYDLLPNGDDRRSHVKQVASGRFGVDSNYLYNANELQIKMAQGAKPGEGGQLPGYKVNDVIARVRHSTPGVMLISPPPHHDIYSIEDLSQLIFDLKNANPAARVSVKLVSEAGVGTVAAGVAKGKADMVLISGGDGGTGASPLSSIKYAGSYWEIGLAETQQVLVMNKLRSRIRIQCDGQMKTGRDIVIAAMLGAEEFGFGSASLVAIGCVMMRKCHTNACPVGIATQNGELRKRFPGKAEHLENFMMFIAREVREIMAELGFRTFDEMVGRVDRLDVSEAIDHYKKKGLDFSKVLTVPEVPEGETLYCTSSQNHDFSLSLDPELIEKSKAALDNRQLVNIAMPIRNCNRTVGAMLSSRVTAKYGAKGLPNDTISVKFDGSAGQSFGAFLTKGITFELEGDSNDYLGKGLSGGKIILYPPLKSTFSGFRNIITGNVNLFGATGGEVYINGRAGERFAVRNSGAKAVVEGVGDHGCEYMTGGTVVIIGKTGVNFAAGMSGGVAYVYDENQLFDTKCNLEMVEIEPVVEEEDKNILYEMISKHTEYTNSKQGLRLLENWEESLPLFVKVMPQDYKKALEKLMEREMIESDSETVTEEVYL from the coding sequence ATGTTAGAGAAAAAAGGTTTATATGATCCTAAGCACGAACACGATGCCTGCGGTGTCGGATTCGTCGCCGATATCAGTGGAAAACGGTCTCATCGAATTGTCGAGGAAGGAGTTCAGATTCTCTGCAACCTCGAACACAGAGGTGCCGTGGGTGGAGATATGAAGACGGGGGACGGCGCGGGCATGCTGCTGCAGATTCCTCACAAGTTTCTCTCCCGCGTTGTCGACTTCGATCTTCCCCCTGAGGGCGAATACGGTGCGGGGATGATTTTCCTTCCCGCAGACAAGACCCGGGCCGAAGAGGCCTGCCGTCTGACGGAAGATATCGCTGCCGCGGAAGGCGCCGTTCTTCTCGGATGGAGAAATGTTCCCATCAACGCCGACTGTCTGGGCGAACAGGCCCGTTCGGTCATGCCCTCTTTCAAACAGATTTTTGTAACTTTTAAAGATATTAAGAAGAGCGATCTTGAACTCAAGCTCTATATCCTCAGAAAAGCCCTTGAGAAGGGAGCGAGGGAAAAGGGTTTTAATCAGGATCTTTATTACATACCCTCACTTTCATCGAAAACCATGATCTACAAGGGGATGTTCGTATCCACCCAGTTCGTCACTTTTTATCCCGATCTGGCGGAAAAAGATTTTGAAAGCGCCATGTCTCTGGTACATCAGCGCTACAGTACCAATACTTTTCCTTCATGGCCTCTGGCCCAGCCTTTCCGCTATATCGCCCACAACGGCGAGATCAATACGCTCAGGCGGAACGCCGGCAACATGAGCGCCCGCGAAGCGACTCTCACCTCGGAGATTTTCGGAGACGATATGCCGAAGCTCCTTCCGGTAGCCAGCAGCATGGGAAGCGATTCGGCTGTTTTCGACAATGTTTTCGAACTGATACACAAGGGCGGACGGTCGATGGAACACACCATGATGATGATGGTTCCCGAAGCGTTCGGTTCCAAATATCATATTTCCGAAGACAAACGAGCCTTTTATGAATATCATTCCGCCCTTATGGAGCCCTGGGACGGTCCGGCTGCTCTGGTGTTTACCGACGGAACCAGAATCGGCGCGACGCTGGATAGAAACGGACTAAGGCCGGGACGCTATACCCTGACCAAAAGCGGTAAAGTCGTACTCGCTTCGGAAACAGGTGTTATCGATGTGCCCGCTGAAGACGTGCTGGAAAAAGGGCGTCTGGCTCCGGGTAAGATGTTCCTCGTCGATATGGAGAGAAAGCGGGTTATCCGCGATAACGAAATCAAAAATTACATTACACGGCAGCAGCCTTACCGCCGCTGGCTTGTGGAAAACAAAATAGAGCTGAAAGGGCTCCTCGAGACGCCCGGCGATGTCAAATACGATTCCGATACGCTGCGCGAGAGGCTGAAGGCCTTCGGTTACACTTTTGAGGATTTAAGGCAGATTGTCACTCCCATGGCGAACAATGCCCAGGAGCCCGTGGGGTCCATGGGTAATGACGGGGCGCTGGCTGTTCTGTCGGAAAAACCGCAGCTTCTCTACGATTATTTCAAGCAGCTCTTCGCTCAGGTGACCAACCCACCGATCGACCCCTACAGGGAGCAGCTGGTCATGTCACTCATGTCCTATATCGGGAGGGAGAGAAACCTCCTCTCCGAGACACCCGAGCATTGCCATCAATTGAAACTGGCTCACCCTATTCTGGCCAATGATGATATAAGCTATCTCAAACGCAATGATATGAAGGATTTCAAGGTGGCCACGGTCTCCATGCTTTTTCAGATAACCGAAACCACAGGGATTCTGGAAAAGGCTATCGAAAGGCTCTGCCGCGATGCCGAGGATAAGGTCAACGAAGGAAACTCTCTTATCATTCTCTCCGACAGAGGTATAGATAAAGAGTTTACCGCCATTCCGGCCCTGCTGGCCGTGGCAGCTGTTGACCAGTACCTGATCGCCAGAGGAAAAAGGCATCTTATCGGTCTTGTCGTCGAGACAGGAGAGGCAAGGGAAGTTCATCACTTCGCCACTCTGATCAGCTTCGGGGCCAGCGCCATCAATCCCTATCTCGTTTTTGAAACACTGACCGATCTTCAGTCCAGAGGGTATATCCGCCAGGAGCTGACGGTATCCCACGCCATAGAGCATTACATCCTGGCCGTCAAGAAGGGACTGCTCAAGGTTATGTCAAAAATGGGCGTTTCAACGATCCGCAGTTACAAGGGATCGAAAATGTACGAAGCTATCGGTCTCGCCGGCGATTTCACCGATAAATACTTCAACGGCGTAACATCCAACGTGAACGGAATCGGCATCGAACAGGTGGAGATCGACCTCATTAAGCGTCATAAAGCCGCATATGAACCGTCCAATACTTATTCGCGCCGTTTTGAATCAGGTGGAAAATACAGCGCCAGAGTCAAAGCCGACAGACATCTCTTTTCGGCGAAAGCCGTCGTCACCATGCAGAAGGCTGTCCGGAATAAGGACTACGGCATTTTTAAACAGTATTCCAATGAAATAAACGATCAAAGCCGGGCGATCAACACGCTCCGCAGCCTCTTTGCCTTCAAGCCGGGCAAAAGCGTGCCCATTGATGAGGTCGAGACGGAAGATTCCATTGTCAGGAGATTCGTTTCCTCAGCCATGTCTTTCGGGTCTCTCAGCAAGGAAGCCCATGAAACCATGGCCGTCGGCATGAACCGCATTGGCGGTATGAGCAACTCCGGTGAAGGAGGGGAGGATGATACAAGGTACGACCTCCTGCCAAACGGAGATGACCGAAGGAGTCATGTAAAGCAGGTTGCTTCGGGACGTTTCGGCGTGGACAGCAATTATCTCTACAACGCGAACGAACTTCAGATCAAAATGGCCCAGGGTGCCAAGCCCGGAGAGGGCGGACAGCTTCCCGGCTACAAGGTAAATGATGTCATTGCCAGAGTGCGCCATTCGACGCCGGGGGTCATGCTTATCTCTCCGCCCCCTCATCATGATATTTACTCTATTGAGGATCTTTCCCAGCTGATCTTCGACCTGAAAAACGCCAACCCCGCTGCCCGGGTTTCCGTAAAACTCGTTTCCGAAGCGGGTGTCGGTACGGTCGCCGCCGGCGTCGCCAAAGGCAAGGCCGATATGGTCCTTATAAGCGGAGGAGACGGAGGTACGGGAGCTTCTCCTTTATCATCCATCAAATATGCCGGTTCTTACTGGGAAATCGGTCTGGCCGAAACCCAGCAGGTTCTGGTCATGAATAAACTGCGGTCCCGGATCAGGATTCAGTGCGACGGACAGATGAAAACAGGGCGGGACATAGTTATCGCCGCCATGCTCGGCGCCGAGGAATTCGGTTTCGGTTCGGCATCTCTCGTGGCGATCGGCTGTGTTATGATGCGCAAGTGTCATACCAACGCCTGTCCCGTGGGGATTGCGACGCAGAACGGCGAGCTGAGAAAGCGCTTCCCCGGAAAAGCTGAGCATCTGGAAAACTTCATGATGTTTATCGCCAGGGAAGTGCGGGAGATCATGGCGGAACTGGGGTTCCGGACTTTCGATGAAATGGTCGGACGGGTCGACAGGCTCGATGTTTCCGAAGCTATCGATCACTACAAAAAGAAAGGCCTGGACTTCTCGAAAGTACTCACCGTGCCGGAAGTGCCCGAAGGGGAAACCCTTTACTGCACATCGTCACAGAACCACGATTTCTCGCTGTCCCTCGATCCCGAGCTGATTGAGAAATCCAAGGCGGCTCTGGACAACAGGCAGCTGGTCAATATCGCCATGCCGATCCGCAACTGCAACAGAACGGTCGGAGCCATGCTCAGTTCCCGCGTCACAGCCAAATACGGAGCCAAAGGGCTCCCCAATGATACGATCTCCGTCAAGTTCGACGGAAGCGCCGGACAGAGTTTCGGAGCGTTTCTGACCAAAGGAATCACCTTCGAGCTGGAAGGGGACTCCAACGACTATCTCGGAAAGGGACTGTCGGGCGGAAAAATCATCCTCTATCCGCCTCTGAAATCCACCTTCAGCGGGTTCAGAAATATCATCACCGGAAACGTCAACCTCTTCGGAGCGACGGGCGGCGAAGTCTATATCAACGGCCGGGCCGGAGAGCGGTTCGCCGTTAGAAACAGCGGAGCCAAAGCGGTCGTCGAAGGCGTCGGGGACCACGGATGCGAGTATATGACCGGCGGAACCGTCGTCATCATCGGCAAGACCGGTGTGAACTTTGCCGCGGGAATGAGCGGCGGAGTCGCCTATGTCTACGATGAAAACCAGCTTTTCGACACGAAGTGTAACCTGGAGATGGTTGAGATCGAGCCGGTTGTCGAGGAAGAGGACAAGAATATTCTTTACGAAATGATTTCGAAGCACACTGAATATACCAACAGTAAACAGGGGCTCCGGCTTCTTGAAAACTGGGAGGAATCGCTTCCTCTTTTCGTTAAAGTTATGCCTCAGGACTACAAAAAAGCTCTGGAGAAACTGATGGAAAGAGAAATGATTGAATCGGACAGCGAAACCGTTACCGAGGAGGTTTACCTGTAA
- a CDS encoding glutamate synthase subunit beta codes for MGKTLGFLETMRKAQQYRDVSERLQDYKEVAIGMTNDELIDQGGRCMECGTPFCHNLGCPLGNLIPEWNDAVYRNQWKEAWERMELTNNFPEFTGRICPAICETSCTLSINDAPVTIRNIEWEIAETAWREGWVKIRKPKVETGMSVAVIGSGPAGMAAAQELRRMGHKVTLFEKNNKIGGLLRYGIPDFKLDKSVIDRRVEQMRAEGVEFETGVNIGDDISIRYLKNKFDAVLITIGAGKARDLPVKGRNLKGIHFALDYLSQSNKNVSEESYDEPVINAMGKKVLVIGGGDTGSDCVGTANRQGAVSVHQFEIMPKPLEWDKSYNPQWPDWPQILRTSSSHKEGCFRDWCVTTNEFFGKKGTVTKGQFQKVEWVPGDNGRPQLKPVEGTEFELEVDLVLLAMGFEHVEHNGIVNNNTGLNLTDRGNIAVDDNFMTNIDGIFAAGDANVGASLVVHAINYGRKASNCIHDYLMKRVEEKSS; via the coding sequence ATGGGAAAAACACTGGGATTTCTGGAAACCATGAGAAAAGCGCAGCAATACAGAGATGTCTCTGAAAGACTGCAGGATTATAAAGAAGTGGCCATCGGCATGACTAACGATGAGCTTATCGATCAGGGCGGAAGGTGCATGGAATGCGGCACCCCTTTCTGCCACAATCTGGGATGTCCCCTGGGTAATTTGATTCCCGAGTGGAACGATGCGGTTTACCGCAATCAGTGGAAGGAAGCCTGGGAGAGAATGGAGTTGACGAACAACTTCCCCGAGTTTACGGGAAGAATCTGTCCTGCCATCTGCGAAACTTCCTGTACGCTCTCCATCAATGACGCGCCGGTAACCATCCGCAATATCGAATGGGAGATTGCCGAAACGGCCTGGCGCGAAGGCTGGGTGAAAATCCGTAAGCCGAAAGTCGAAACGGGCATGAGTGTGGCCGTTATCGGAAGCGGACCCGCGGGCATGGCGGCAGCCCAGGAACTGAGGCGCATGGGCCATAAAGTCACTCTTTTCGAAAAAAACAATAAAATCGGAGGACTGCTCCGCTACGGGATTCCCGATTTCAAGCTCGATAAATCTGTTATAGACAGAAGAGTCGAGCAGATGAGGGCCGAAGGTGTGGAGTTCGAGACCGGAGTGAACATCGGCGACGACATTTCCATTCGCTATCTGAAGAACAAATTCGATGCGGTGCTCATCACAATCGGCGCCGGAAAGGCAAGAGATCTGCCGGTTAAGGGAAGAAATCTAAAAGGCATCCATTTTGCACTTGATTATCTTTCTCAATCCAATAAAAATGTATCAGAAGAATCCTACGATGAACCGGTGATCAACGCCATGGGCAAAAAAGTGCTTGTAATTGGCGGCGGAGACACGGGATCGGACTGTGTGGGAACAGCCAACAGACAGGGAGCCGTATCTGTGCATCAGTTTGAAATCATGCCCAAGCCTCTGGAATGGGACAAAAGCTATAATCCCCAGTGGCCCGACTGGCCGCAGATTCTGCGCACGTCCTCTTCTCATAAGGAAGGCTGTTTCCGGGACTGGTGCGTAACCACCAATGAGTTCTTCGGAAAAAAAGGTACGGTTACCAAAGGGCAGTTCCAAAAAGTGGAATGGGTTCCCGGCGATAATGGCCGTCCCCAGCTGAAGCCTGTTGAAGGTACCGAATTCGAACTGGAAGTGGATCTCGTCCTTCTCGCCATGGGATTCGAGCACGTTGAACACAACGGAATCGTCAATAATAATACAGGACTCAACCTGACTGACCGCGGCAATATTGCCGTTGATGATAATTTCATGACCAATATCGACGGCATTTTTGCCGCCGGTGATGCCAATGTGGGTGCCTCCCTTGTCGTACACGCCATAAATTACGGCCGGAAGGCATCGAATTGCATCCACGATTACTTGATGAAAAGGGTTGAGGAAAAATCCTCATAA
- the gatC gene encoding Asp-tRNA(Asn)/Glu-tRNA(Gln) amidotransferase subunit GatC: MDKNELFKTAALAKLKMDDEEADKLAAEVSAMLDNFSAMMEADVKGLEPTTQTLQKENRTRSDSPGSSNLSNNLLDRVPEREDRFIVIPNVM, translated from the coding sequence ATGGACAAAAACGAACTGTTTAAAACGGCAGCTCTGGCAAAACTGAAAATGGACGATGAAGAAGCGGACAAACTGGCCGCAGAAGTTTCAGCCATGCTCGACAACTTTTCCGCCATGATGGAAGCTGATGTCAAAGGACTCGAGCCCACCACCCAAACCCTGCAGAAGGAGAACCGTACCCGGAGCGACAGCCCCGGGTCCTCTAATTTGTCCAATAATCTCCTGGACCGCGTTCCCGAAAGAGAGGACCGCTTTATCGTTATCCCCAATGTTATGTAA
- the gatA gene encoding Asp-tRNA(Asn)/Glu-tRNA(Gln) amidotransferase subunit GatA: MSDIKRWAKALTDSADSYKKYVGSWEEKIGSFLQFDPEAAKADSSGEGILAGIPFGVKDNIAVKGFNMTCGSKILENFDCPYTATAVENLQKAGAVPVGKMNMDEFGMGSSTDNSALAETHNPWDTSRVAGGSSGGSAAAVAAGQVPFALGSDTGGSVRQPASFCGVYGLKPTYGTVSRYGLTAYASSLETIGVCAETAGLTREVFNAMRGKDIMDNTTVDYSPSGKDDVETVAVLKVGKGDLSDDVLRSYNTSITRLKEQGYKTVEVELPTLKYVVPAYYVIATAEASANLARFNGIRYGLAAQGAETPSALMEETRHSGFGDEVKLRILLGTYVLRSGFQDQYYHRAQKIRTAILNDFNRIFESADALMMPVFPTAAFRHGSSDLTQLQQKAADLYTCSANLAGLPALAVPSTIEEGLPVGVQFMAPAFEEERLFRIAEKLESVFPAQKPEGYSQEWKA; this comes from the coding sequence ATGAGTGATATAAAAAGGTGGGCAAAGGCGCTGACGGACAGCGCCGACTCCTATAAAAAATATGTGGGATCATGGGAAGAGAAAATCGGAAGCTTCCTTCAGTTCGATCCCGAGGCCGCAAAGGCTGATTCTTCGGGAGAAGGCATACTCGCCGGCATTCCCTTCGGCGTAAAAGACAATATAGCCGTCAAAGGCTTCAATATGACCTGCGGTTCGAAAATCCTGGAGAATTTCGACTGTCCCTATACGGCGACGGCTGTAGAAAATCTTCAGAAAGCCGGAGCCGTTCCCGTCGGAAAGATGAATATGGATGAGTTCGGAATGGGCTCATCGACGGATAATTCCGCTCTGGCGGAAACCCACAACCCCTGGGATACGAGCCGGGTTGCCGGCGGATCAAGCGGCGGGAGCGCCGCAGCTGTCGCGGCGGGGCAGGTGCCCTTTGCCCTGGGTTCCGATACAGGCGGTTCGGTCCGCCAGCCCGCTTCCTTCTGCGGCGTCTACGGATTGAAACCAACGTACGGCACGGTTTCCCGTTACGGCCTGACCGCCTATGCCTCCTCTCTGGAGACAATCGGAGTCTGCGCTGAAACGGCCGGATTGACCAGAGAGGTTTTCAACGCCATGCGCGGCAAAGATATTATGGACAATACAACAGTTGATTATTCTCCTTCGGGTAAGGATGACGTTGAGACCGTCGCCGTCCTGAAAGTGGGGAAGGGAGACCTCAGCGATGATGTTCTCCGTTCTTACAACACTTCCATTACCAGGCTGAAAGAGCAGGGGTATAAAACTGTCGAAGTGGAACTTCCCACATTGAAATACGTCGTTCCCGCTTACTATGTCATAGCGACAGCGGAAGCGAGCGCCAACCTGGCGCGGTTCAATGGAATCCGTTACGGACTGGCCGCACAAGGTGCTGAAACACCCTCGGCTCTCATGGAGGAAACTCGGCACAGCGGTTTCGGTGATGAGGTGAAGCTGAGAATCCTTCTGGGAACCTATGTTCTCCGGTCCGGATTTCAGGATCAGTACTACCACCGGGCACAGAAAATCCGGACGGCTATCCTGAATGATTTCAACAGAATCTTCGAGAGTGCCGATGCGTTGATGATGCCCGTTTTCCCGACAGCGGCCTTCCGTCACGGTTCTTCTGATCTGACCCAGCTTCAGCAGAAAGCGGCGGACCTCTATACTTGTTCGGCCAACCTGGCCGGTCTTCCCGCTCTGGCTGTTCCCTCGACCATTGAAGAGGGACTTCCCGTGGGGGTTCAGTTTATGGCCCCCGCCTTCGAAGAGGAGAGGCTGTTCAGAATCGCCGAGAAACTGGAATCTGTCTTCCCCGCACAGAAACCGGAAGGGTATTCACAGGAGTGGAAAGCATGA
- the gatB gene encoding Asp-tRNA(Asn)/Glu-tRNA(Gln) amidotransferase subunit GatB, which produces MKYQSFVGLEIHIQLITETKVFCSCPNNFGDEPNTNVCPVCMGYPGALPSLNEEAVFKALKVSRALNCHINEKAVFERKNYFYPDMPKNYQISQFEFPFGINGYFDLELDDGSVKRIRIHDVHLEEDAGKMIHDAYQSRLDYNRAGTPLLEIVTEPDLLDGREAELFVQQFRQLVRYLEVTDGNMEEGSLRCDANTSINLPGKGLGTKTEVKNLNSSRFVNKALTYEIKRHAKVLDKGDSIVQETRLWDEGSSTTRSMRSKEDSHDYRYFPEPDLPPFRPGAALMARVEEAMIELPNERKKRYEAELNLTADQAAFITAEKNTADWFEAVLAAGADASQAAGWLSGDIQKVLNKEGAAIDQSPFTPERIKELFDLINSNRISNNIGKDVLQAVFDEDKDPSVIVKEKGLEQVSDTGAVEKVVEEVLAAHPAVVDAIRAGEDKQIGFLMGQLMKATGGKVNPQLAREMIENKIKGSE; this is translated from the coding sequence ATGAAATATCAATCATTCGTCGGACTGGAAATCCACATTCAGCTGATTACGGAGACGAAGGTTTTCTGCAGCTGTCCCAATAACTTCGGAGATGAGCCGAATACCAATGTCTGCCCTGTCTGCATGGGCTATCCCGGCGCGCTTCCCTCGCTAAACGAGGAAGCCGTTTTTAAAGCGCTGAAAGTCTCCCGCGCCCTTAACTGCCACATTAATGAAAAGGCTGTTTTCGAAAGAAAGAACTATTTTTATCCCGATATGCCCAAGAACTACCAGATCAGCCAGTTCGAGTTTCCCTTCGGAATCAACGGTTATTTCGATCTGGAACTGGATGACGGTTCGGTCAAGAGAATCCGGATTCACGATGTCCACCTGGAAGAGGATGCGGGGAAAATGATTCACGATGCCTACCAGTCCCGGCTCGACTACAACAGGGCGGGCACACCCCTTCTGGAAATCGTTACGGAGCCGGATCTTCTGGACGGACGGGAGGCTGAGCTCTTTGTCCAGCAGTTCCGCCAGCTTGTACGCTATCTGGAAGTGACAGACGGAAACATGGAAGAGGGATCGCTCCGCTGCGACGCCAACACCTCTATCAACCTGCCCGGAAAAGGGCTGGGTACAAAAACGGAAGTGAAGAACCTCAACTCGTCGCGTTTCGTCAACAAGGCTCTGACCTATGAGATCAAGCGCCACGCAAAAGTTCTCGATAAAGGCGATTCCATCGTTCAGGAAACCCGTCTCTGGGATGAAGGCAGTTCCACGACCAGGAGCATGCGGTCCAAAGAGGATTCCCATGACTACCGCTATTTTCCCGAACCGGATCTTCCGCCATTCCGACCCGGCGCGGCATTGATGGCCCGGGTGGAGGAGGCCATGATCGAACTTCCCAACGAGAGGAAGAAGCGTTATGAGGCGGAGTTGAACCTGACGGCGGATCAGGCGGCGTTTATCACAGCCGAGAAGAATACGGCCGACTGGTTCGAAGCGGTTCTGGCCGCCGGCGCCGATGCTTCCCAGGCAGCCGGGTGGCTCTCCGGAGATATTCAGAAAGTGCTGAACAAAGAAGGCGCTGCCATCGATCAGTCTCCCTTTACCCCGGAGAGAATAAAAGAGCTCTTTGACCTGATCAACAGCAACAGGATCAGCAACAATATTGGAAAAGACGTACTGCAGGCGGTATTCGATGAAGACAAGGATCCGTCGGTTATCGTTAAAGAAAAAGGACTGGAACAGGTTTCCGATACGGGAGCTGTGGAGAAAGTCGTTGAAGAGGTGCTTGCCGCCCATCCGGCCGTCGTTGACGCGATCCGGGCGGGAGAGGACAAGCAGATCGGCTTCCTGATGGGGCAGCTGATGAAGGCCACGGGAGGGAAGGTTAATCCCCAGCTGGCCAGAGAAATGATAGAAAACAAGATTAAAGGGTCGGAATAA